A window of Streptomyces sp. NBC_01241 genomic DNA:
GGCCCGGCACGGCGTAGATCTTGCGGCCTTGGAGGGAGACCGTCCAGCCGCGGGTCTCCGCCCACTGTCCCAGCTCCTTGACCCAGCCCTCCGGCAGCAGTGAGCGTTCCACGACAAGGTAGGCGAAGAGGTCCTCGGCGACCCGTTCCTTGAGCAGCCACGCGGGGTCGGCCGCGGCCAGGAGATGGGCGCGGACCTCGGCGAGCGACGCGCATTCGTCGGCGAGCCGGCGGGCCACCCGTGTCTGCCAGTCGGGGTCGGACACCCCGTCGACCAGGAGGTGTCCCCCGTTGGCGCAGATCGCGAACCGCGGTGCGGGGCCGGGGAGATGGATGCGCCCGTACTGCTCGCGGGTGCGGGTGGTCGTGGGGACGAAGACCGTGGAGCGGGCGAGCTCGTCGAGCAGCGTCGCGGCCGTCTCGGTCAGGTAGGAGAGCGGCTTGTGTTCGTACACCTCTACGCAGAGCAGCCGGGGGGCCTCGGCGTCCGGCATGGGGAGCTGGAGCGCCGCAGCCGAGTAGATCAGGGTGCGGTCGAGGTCGCTGGCGACCAGCGTCACGGAGGCGGAAGAGGTGGTGGGAGCAGTGGAGGCGGCCGGGGTGGTCACTTCGACTCCACCGCCTTGCCGTCCGCGCCCGTCGCGCCCCTGGTGTACTTCGGGTGGATCAGCCCGACGCAGGTGTACGGGAGTTCGTCGACCTCCTCGATCGGTACGCCCCGCTGCTCGGCCAGCAGACGGATGTGGTCCAGGTCCGGGCCCGCGCCGCGCTTGGCGAGGATCTTCCACGGGACGCGGCGCAGCAGTACGCGGGTCGTCTCGCCGACGCCCGGCTTGACGAGGTTCACGTCGTGGATGCCGTGCTCCTCGCTGATGCGTTCCACCGCGGCCCAGCCTTCCCAGGTGGGCGCGCGGTCGGCCGCGAGCAGCTCCTTGACCTCGGCGTCCACCGCGTCGGCGACCTCGTCGAAGTGGGCGGCGACGGTGTCGAGGAAGTGGCCGGACACATCGGCGTCCGAAAGCTCCCGGTAGAACTTCGCACCGTGGAAGTCGTCCGGGCCGACCAGGTCGGAGCGCAGGACGGTCCGCGAAATCAGCCCGGAAACGGTTGAGTTGAGACAGGCGGACGGAATGAGGAAGTCCTCACGGGTGCCGTAGGTGCGGACGCAGCCACCCGGGTCGGCCAGGACCGCGATCTCGGGGTTGAAGCCGTCGAACTCGGCGAGCGCCACGGCAAGTTCGCGGGTGATCGCCCCCTTGCCGGTCCAGCCGTCGACGAAGACGACATCCGCCGGATTGTGGTGGGCGGCCAGCCAGCGCAGCGCGGTGGCGTCGATGCCGCGCCCGCGGACGATGGAGATGGCGTAGTGCGGCAGGTCGAGCCCGTGCCGGTGCCGGGCCCAGTGGCGCATGAGTACGCCGACGGGGGTGCCGGCCCTGGCGAGCGAGACCAGGACGGGACGCGGTGTCCGCTCGGCGAGAACCGTCTCGGTGACGGTTCCCACGGCACGGGCGACGCGGGCGGCCGACAGCTCCAGCGCGGCCTTGAAGAGGCCCTGGTACTGGGCGGACGGCTGGTATTCGACGGGCAGCGACTCGGCGTAGTGCGCGCCACCGCTCTGTATCGCCTCCTCGCGCTCCTCGGTGGGCGCCTCCAGCTCGGTGTCCGAGAGGTCCTGGAGCAGCCAGCCGACATCGTCCGGTGCGTAGGAGGAGAAGGCGGGGCCACGGAGGGGCTCGGGCAGCATGGGGGGTTCCTGCCGTTCGGAGACGTACGAGGGGAGGTCCGACGCGACGTGTACGGGAAGGCTTGACGCGACGTGTACAGGAAGGTCCGACGCCGCGTGCGCGGGAAGGTCCGGCCGGGCCTCCGACGGGACGTACGACGGAACGACCGCGAGCAGGACGTGGTCGGTGTGCGCGGCGAGTTGCGCCAACAGGCCGTCGGTGGCGTGGAGTTCGGGGGTGTCGGCGGTGGAGTCGACGGCCACGACCACGGCATCGAAACCGGCGCCCGCGACGTTGTACGCGTACCGGTCGCCGGGCCCGTCGGCCGGGTTGTCGTGGGCCGGGAAGACCAGCCGGCTGCGTATGGCGTAGCCGGGGTCGTCCACGGCGAGGACGGGGGAACGCGTGGTGGTGGAGTAGCGCACCTCCGCGTCGATGTGGTCCTCCAGGGCCGTGCCCAGGCGGAGGGGCGCGTACATGAGCTCCTCGAAACCGAGGATCAGTACGCGGCGGGCGTCGCCCAGTGCCGCGGCGACGCGGGCGGCCATGGCCGGGAGCGCCGGCTCCAGGGCGGCCCGGTGGGCGGGGGTGAAGCCGTGCCGTCCGCCGTCGGGCACATCGGCGGGCCACTGGAGATCCACCCGGGTGCACGGCCGGCGAACAGTCCGGGCGACCACTTCCGGGGCCGCGGAACCGGCCGCTTCCGGGCTCGCGGCGGCGGCGCTCTCCTGTGCGGCGACCAGCGCCCGGCCCTTCTCCAGGACGCCCTCGGGGAGGGCGACCGTGCCCGAGCTCCTCGCCACCAGGTCGACGCGCGCGCCGATCTCCGCGGCGAACTCGGTCAGCCGTCCCCGGTCGGCCGCGGAGCGCATGTCCACCAGGGCGACGATGACGTACCGGCTCCGCGGGTACCGCTCGTGCAGCGCCCGGATGGTGTTGAGCACGGTGTTGCCGGTGGAGAACTCGTCGTCCACCAGCACCAGGGGCGCGTCCGCCACGAGCGCGCCGGGGCCTGCCGGGTCACGCTCGCCCGCCAGCAGGTTCGGGTCCTCGGGGAGCAGCAGGTGCGACGTGGCGTGCGAGTGCGATTCCTCGAAGCCGCCCGCCCGCGCCACGCCGTCGACGGGGCGGCGCGTCGAGTGCAGGTACGGTGCCACGCCGAGCCCGTCGGCGACCGCGTGGCCGAGACCGGTGGCCGTCTCCGCGTAACCGAGCACGACCGCCCGGCGGGCCTCGGCGTCACCGAGGAGTGCGTGCACCCGCCGGCCGAGATCGAAGCCGGCGCCGTACACCACGGAAGGCTTCTGCGGCACGTGTTTGCCGAGCACGTTGGACACGAGCAGGTGGGCCCGCTTGGGGTTGCGGCGCAGGGCGAGGCCCAGCAGCTCTCTCAGCTCCCCGTCGCCGTCGGGCTTTCCGTCGCCGACGAGGTCGACACCCAGTCGCTCCGCCACCCAGCTGCCCGACCACACCACGTTCGCCGTCTCTTTCCTTGCCGCGCGCTCGCTCATCGAGACACGCTCGTTCCACGAGGCCCACGCCCACACCCACGTGCTTGCACGCGCACTCGCGATCGCACACGCACGCGCGCTCGCACTCGCGATCCACGAACCGCGCTGCCCCCACAGGGCCCATTGCCCCCACAGGCCCCGCCCGCCTCGGAATACCCGCCCGCGCCGAAACGCCCGCTCATTCGGCGACGCCCGCGGCCAGCAGATCCACGAAGCCGACATCTTCCCTCGCCACGCCGAAGACCTCGGCCCGTTGCAGGGTCCGCTCGGCCCAGGCGCGGTGCGGCTTCACTTCGTTCATCTTGTTCGTGTACACGGAGCGCAGGACGCCACCGCCGCCGCGTTCCGGCCGCAGGATGTCCTGGGCGTCGCTGAATTCCTCGTGGCTGACCACGGACAGCGCGTGCACGGGCGCGACGTGCGACGGGTGGATGCAGGTCTTGCCCAGCAGGCCGTTGGCCCGGTCGAGCTCGATCTCGCGCAGCAGCCCGTCCAGGTCGTGCTCGATCAGCGCCGTGCGCAGTTCCTCGGCCCGGCCCTCCAGGAAGGGGCTGCGGCGCAGCTGGGGTTTGAACATGCGCTCCTGGAGCCGGAAGTACTCCCACACCGGACCGGTGATCGTGAAGCCCGTGCCGTCCGCGCGGCCCAGCACATTGACCACGTCGGCGATGACGGCGCCGACGATCTGCACGTCGTACGCCGTCATGTCGGGCGCCCTGCGGAGCCCGTACGCCGAGCAGAAGTCGGTGACGCCGAGCCGCAGTGCGAGCACCCGCTCGCGGTACTTGTCGACGGTGCGGGCTATTCCCTGGAGTGTTTCCGCGCGGGTCTCCAGATGCAGCAGCTCGGGTGATTCGAGAACCGGCATCGCGAACAGCCGCTGCCCACACGCCTTTTCGGCTTTGACGAGCGCTTCCATGAAGGGCACGCCACGCTCTTCGGTGAACTTGGGAAGTACAAAACCAGACAACAAACGGACCGTGGAGCCGAGCCGCTGCACCAGATCCGTGATCTGGCCCGGTTCCCGGACCCGGATGAAGAGCAGGGGCGCCTCCGCGCCCCGCGCGGCGAGGTCGGCGAACTGCCTGACCAGGTTCTCCTCGGCGTCGACGACCTCGGAGTCGTCGATCGAATCCTCCAGGCACAGCACCATCGAGACGACCCCGCGTCCGGCCTGCTTGATGACGTCGTCAGCAAGTCTCGGCCTGGTGGCAGGGCTGTACAGGGTCGCTCCCAGGGCGGCCGAAAGCGTGCGGGCCGACGAGCCCGCGCCGAACTCGCACGGCTCCTGGAAGAACAGGCCCTCTCGCACAGCGGGCGCAATATGCCCGAAATGACGCATGTGATTCCCCCGAACTGCCTGATCGACCGGCAAACGTATGGCCGGTAATAGTACGTACGGGCGGGTGTCGACAGTTCCCCACGTGCGTGAATTCCGGGTAACTCGTCCATTTCCCGACGGGTCGGAGCCCTGCGGACTACGTGGTTCCGTCGCACTGCCGAGATATCCGGTGCGCCCCCGCGTTGTCCGCGCGGGCAGCCAGCAGGCAGGATGACGGGCATGACGCACGCGATGGTGAAGGGCTCGAACGTCCCTCTGGACGCCTTGGCCGTACGGGCCGTGCTGCGCTGGACCCCGGGCGCCGGGGTTCCGGATGTGGACGCCTCGGCCCTGCTCCTCGGAGCCGGTGGCCGCGTGCGCTCGGACGAGGACTTCGTCTTCTACAACCAGCCCCGCCACCCCTCCGGCCTGGTACGACGGCTGCCGAAGCGCAGCGTCCCCGAAGGGCTCACGGACAGCATCGAGGCCGACCTCGGCGCACTCGACCCCTCGGTCGACCAGGTGGTCGTCGCCGCATCCTCCGACGGAGCCGCCTTCGCCCAGGTGCCGGATCTGCGCATCCTGCTCTACGACGCGGCGGCGGCGGACGGGGACCCGCTCGCCGTCTTCGACGTGCGGCCGGAGACCGGCGAGGAGACGGCAATCATCTGCGGCGAGCTCTACCGGCGCGGTGATGGCTGGAAATTCCGGGCCGTGGGACAGGGCTATCCGACCGGTCTGGTGGGGCTGGCGACCGCCTTCGGCATTTCGGTGGACGAGGCGGAGGCCGCGGCGGAGCCCGATCCGGCGCCCTCACCCGTGGGCGCTTCTTCGCCTGCCATGACCCCCTCGCCCGCCCCCGTGACGGCGCCCGGCTTCCCGCCGCCCTCGCCCACGTTCCCGCCCGCGCCGACGCCCGGTCCGGACGCGCAGATCACGGTCCAGCACCAGCAGCCCGCATACGGCTACCCGCAGCCCGCGGTGGCCCAGCCGGCCCCCCCGCCCGTGCCCCAGCCCTCGTACGGATATCCGCAGCCCGCCGCCCAGCCCGCCTACGGCTATCCGCAGCCCGCCGCGGCGGCTGCGCCCGCCCCCGACCCGAAATTCGTCCTGCCGCCGCAGGGGCCGCAGTTCGTACGGTCCTGAGACTCGTACGGGCCTGATGCCCGTACCGTCCGGAGACTCGTACGGTGTCCTGAGACGTCCCGCGCCCCTTGGGACCTCTCAGGCGCGGGACTTGTAGCCGCGTCCCCACTGCATGCCCCAGCCGTACAGCCGGTCCAGTTCCGACTGGAACCCGTACACGAACTTCACCTCGCGCCGCACGATCATCTCGTCCTTGACGTTCTCCACCGTGAACACGGCGCAGGAGCGGGCCTCCGGGGCGTGCTCGTCGAGATCGATCTCGATCCGCGGGCCGTTGCCCGGGTAGAGCGTCACCTTGGCGTGCGTACGGTCGAAGGCCGGCGTCTGGTCGTAGATGTAGACGAAGAACAGCAGCCTCTTGATCTGGTCGCGCTGGTCGAGATTGACGTAGACGGTCTCGCCCGACGGTGCCCCGAAACGGTCGTCCCCGCTCAGCCGGATGTACGGCGGTGCGTTCAGGTCGCCCATGAGGTTGCCCAGCGGCTGGACCACTCCCTTGGTGCCGTCCTTCAGCTCGTACATGCAGCCCAGGTCCAGGTCGACATTGACCATGCCCTGGGTGTGCGCCTGGACCACATCGGGCTTGAAGAGCTTCATCGGCCGCAGCAGCCGGCCGCTCTGCCGCGACCTGCCCTCGATGTCGGACGTACGCATCCGCCAGGAGAGGTTGACCCGCAGATTGCCGGTCAGCGCACCCTGTTTGGTCAGTGAGACCGTGGCGTGCCGCTTGGAGAGCACGATGGAGTTGGTGGACGCGTTGCCCGACTCGAACTGCGCCTCTCTCCGTGGCCACAGGCTGTCCCAGAACGCCATCCCCAACCCCCACACGTATCGGTAGAAACACAAGTACCCCGGCCCGGCGGCCGCCCCGCGCGTCGCACCGGGCGCCCACATCACTGCGGGGCGGCCGCCGGGCCGGGCCCGGGTGTTCCCGGAGAACCGTCGCCGTACGGACCGCCCCGCTGAGAGCGTTCCTCAATCCCTACCGGGTCACACCCCGGACGGGACTTCTGCCTTGGAACCCTCGTCGTCGCCCCCGCCCGCGGCCTCCAGCGCCTTGTTGCGCCGCACGGAGGACCAGAAGGACCAGCCGATCAGCACGACACCGACAAGACCGGTGATGATCTCGTTGATCTCGTACTGGATGGTGACGAGGAGGATGACGGCCAGCGCGCCGATGGCGTAGTGGGCGCCGTGCTCCAGGTAGACGTAGTCGTCGAGGGTGCCCTGGCGGACCAGGTAGACCGTGAGCGAACGGACGTACATGGCGCCGATACCGAGGCCGAGGGCCATCAGCACGATGTTGTTGGTGATGGCGAAGGCACCGATGACGCCGTCGAACGAGAAGGACGCGTCGAGCACTTCCAGGTAGAGGAACATGAAGAACGCGGCCTTGCCGGAGAGCGCGATCGCGGAGATCTTCTTGCCGCTCTTCCTGGCCTCGTCCTCCGCCTCGTGCTCCCGCTCCTCCTCTTCCTCCAGCTTGTTCTCGAAGAAGCTGGAGAGTCCGCCGACGATGAGGTAGGTGATCAGGCCGGCGATTCCGGCGAGCAGGACGGTCTCCGCCTTGTCGGCGTGGCCGCCGCCGTGCTGGTGCGCGCTCGTCGCGAAGGTCATGGCCGAGATCAGCAGCACGACCAGTGCGATGCAGACCGACAGCATGTCGACCTTGCCGAGCTTGGCGAGCGGGCGCTCGATCCAGTGC
This region includes:
- a CDS encoding HAD family hydrolase, whose product is MTTPAASTAPTTSSASVTLVASDLDRTLIYSAAALQLPMPDAEAPRLLCVEVYEHKPLSYLTETAATLLDELARSTVFVPTTTRTREQYGRIHLPGPAPRFAICANGGHLLVDGVSDPDWQTRVARRLADECASLAEVRAHLLAAADPAWLLKERVAEDLFAYLVVERSLLPEGWVKELGQWAETRGWTVSLQGRKIYAVPGPLTKSAAMDEVARRTGATLTLAAGDSLLDADLLLAADHAWRPAHGELADTGWSAPHVDVTAERGVAAGEEILRHFLRASGPGLTPSSGRR
- a CDS encoding phosphoribosyltransferase, whose amino-acid sequence is MSERAARKETANVVWSGSWVAERLGVDLVGDGKPDGDGELRELLGLALRRNPKRAHLLVSNVLGKHVPQKPSVVYGAGFDLGRRVHALLGDAEARRAVVLGYAETATGLGHAVADGLGVAPYLHSTRRPVDGVARAGGFEESHSHATSHLLLPEDPNLLAGERDPAGPGALVADAPLVLVDDEFSTGNTVLNTIRALHERYPRSRYVIVALVDMRSAADRGRLTEFAAEIGARVDLVARSSGTVALPEGVLEKGRALVAAQESAAAASPEAAGSAAPEVVARTVRRPCTRVDLQWPADVPDGGRHGFTPAHRAALEPALPAMAARVAAALGDARRVLILGFEELMYAPLRLGTALEDHIDAEVRYSTTTRSPVLAVDDPGYAIRSRLVFPAHDNPADGPGDRYAYNVAGAGFDAVVVAVDSTADTPELHATDGLLAQLAAHTDHVLLAVVPSYVPSEARPDLPAHAASDLPVHVASSLPVHVASDLPSYVSERQEPPMLPEPLRGPAFSSYAPDDVGWLLQDLSDTELEAPTEEREEAIQSGGAHYAESLPVEYQPSAQYQGLFKAALELSAARVARAVGTVTETVLAERTPRPVLVSLARAGTPVGVLMRHWARHRHGLDLPHYAISIVRGRGIDATALRWLAAHHNPADVVFVDGWTGKGAITRELAVALAEFDGFNPEIAVLADPGGCVRTYGTREDFLIPSACLNSTVSGLISRTVLRSDLVGPDDFHGAKFYRELSDADVSGHFLDTVAAHFDEVADAVDAEVKELLAADRAPTWEGWAAVERISEEHGIHDVNLVKPGVGETTRVLLRRVPWKILAKRGAGPDLDHIRLLAEQRGVPIEEVDELPYTCVGLIHPKYTRGATGADGKAVESK
- a CDS encoding HpcH/HpaI aldolase/citrate lyase family protein produces the protein MRHFGHIAPAVREGLFFQEPCEFGAGSSARTLSAALGATLYSPATRPRLADDVIKQAGRGVVSMVLCLEDSIDDSEVVDAEENLVRQFADLAARGAEAPLLFIRVREPGQITDLVQRLGSTVRLLSGFVLPKFTEERGVPFMEALVKAEKACGQRLFAMPVLESPELLHLETRAETLQGIARTVDKYRERVLALRLGVTDFCSAYGLRRAPDMTAYDVQIVGAVIADVVNVLGRADGTGFTITGPVWEYFRLQERMFKPQLRRSPFLEGRAEELRTALIEHDLDGLLREIELDRANGLLGKTCIHPSHVAPVHALSVVSHEEFSDAQDILRPERGGGGVLRSVYTNKMNEVKPHRAWAERTLQRAEVFGVAREDVGFVDLLAAGVAE
- a CDS encoding TerD family protein → MTHAMVKGSNVPLDALAVRAVLRWTPGAGVPDVDASALLLGAGGRVRSDEDFVFYNQPRHPSGLVRRLPKRSVPEGLTDSIEADLGALDPSVDQVVVAASSDGAAFAQVPDLRILLYDAAAADGDPLAVFDVRPETGEETAIICGELYRRGDGWKFRAVGQGYPTGLVGLATAFGISVDEAEAAAEPDPAPSPVGASSPAMTPSPAPVTAPGFPPPSPTFPPAPTPGPDAQITVQHQQPAYGYPQPAVAQPAPPPVPQPSYGYPQPAAQPAYGYPQPAAAAAPAPDPKFVLPPQGPQFVRS
- a CDS encoding TerD family protein, producing MAFWDSLWPRREAQFESGNASTNSIVLSKRHATVSLTKQGALTGNLRVNLSWRMRTSDIEGRSRQSGRLLRPMKLFKPDVVQAHTQGMVNVDLDLGCMYELKDGTKGVVQPLGNLMGDLNAPPYIRLSGDDRFGAPSGETVYVNLDQRDQIKRLLFFVYIYDQTPAFDRTHAKVTLYPGNGPRIEIDLDEHAPEARSCAVFTVENVKDEMIVRREVKFVYGFQSELDRLYGWGMQWGRGYKSRA
- a CDS encoding DUF475 domain-containing protein, with amino-acid sequence MLLKTFGWSFAITALGLVAAVIYGGWEAFGVVAILSVLEISLSFDNAVVNAGILKKMNAFWQKIFLTVGVLIAVFGMRLVFPVVIVAITAKLDPIKAVDLSFSQPERYQELVTDAHPAIAAFGGMFLLMIFLDFIFEDRDIQWLHWIERPLAKLGKVDMLSVCIALVVLLISAMTFATSAHQHGGGHADKAETVLLAGIAGLITYLIVGGLSSFFENKLEEEEEREHEAEDEARKSGKKISAIALSGKAAFFMFLYLEVLDASFSFDGVIGAFAITNNIVLMALGLGIGAMYVRSLTVYLVRQGTLDDYVYLEHGAHYAIGALAVILLVTIQYEINEIITGLVGVVLIGWSFWSSVRRNKALEAAGGGDDEGSKAEVPSGV